In Corynebacterium frankenforstense DSM 45800, the DNA window CTTCCTGCTGGCCGCGATCCAGGCCGTCGCGGCGATCTTCCTGATCGCCAACATGGTCCAGATCGCCGCCTACAACCGCCGCGACGAGATGTCCATCATGCGCATGGTCGGCGCCTCGCGCTGGTACACCCAGGCGCCCTTCGTCCTCGAGGCCGTCTTCGCCACGATCATCGGCGCGGCCCTGGCCACCGGCGGGTTGCTGCTGGGCAAGGGCCTGGTCATCGACAAGGCGCTGCGCGGCCTCTACGAGGCCCAGCTGATCGCCCCGGTGACCACGGCCGACATCTGGCTGGTCATGCCGGTCGTCGCCGTCGTCGGCATCCTCTTCGCCGCACTGACCGCGCAGGTCACGCTGCGCGCCTACGTGCGCAAGTAGCGGAGGGTGCGGCGCACGCGGCATCGGAAATCGGGCGCGGGGTCCACCCCGCGCCCGTTCGCGTAGACTGGGACGCCGTTATGGGCAATAAAAAGAAGAAGTCGTCGAAGGCCGGCCCCGGGGTCATCGCGACCAACCGGCGCGCCCGCCACGACTACAACATCCTCGAGACGTACGAGGCCGGCGTGCAGCTCGTCGGCACCGAGATCAAGTCGCTGCGCGAGGGCAAGGCCTCCCTGGTGGAGGCCTTCGCCACCGTCGACGACGGCCAGGTGTGGCTGCGCCAGCTGCACATCCCCGAGTACTCCATGGGCTCCTGGACCAACCACTCGCCGCGGCGCACCCGCAAGCTGCTGCTGCACCGCCGCGAGATCGACTCGATCGAGGGTAAGGTCCGCGACGGGCGCCGCACGCTGGTACCGCTGCGGCTCTACCTGAAGAACGGCCTG includes these proteins:
- the smpB gene encoding SsrA-binding protein SmpB, which translates into the protein MGNKKKKSSKAGPGVIATNRRARHDYNILETYEAGVQLVGTEIKSLREGKASLVEAFATVDDGQVWLRQLHIPEYSMGSWTNHSPRRTRKLLLHRREIDSIEGKVRDGRRTLVPLRLYLKNGLVKVELGLAEGKQDYDKRQAIRRRTEEREITRELGRKVKGMTA